In one window of Kitasatospora sp. MMS16-BH015 DNA:
- the rplF gene encoding 50S ribosomal protein L6 — MSRIGRLPIPVPAGVDVTIDGQTVVVKGAKGSLTHVVAAPIEISKDENGTLVVTRPNDERQSKALHGLSRTLVANMITGVTAGYRKSLEISGVGYRVAAKGSSMEFQLGYSHPILIEAPEGISFVVESPTKFHVDGIDKQLVGEVSAKIRKLRKPDPYKAKGVKYAGEVIRRKVGKSGK; from the coding sequence ATGTCGCGTATTGGACGGCTGCCCATCCCGGTTCCCGCCGGCGTGGACGTCACCATCGATGGCCAGACGGTCGTTGTGAAGGGTGCCAAGGGCTCCCTCACCCACGTCGTCGCCGCGCCGATCGAGATCAGCAAGGACGAGAACGGCACTCTGGTCGTCACTCGCCCCAACGACGAGCGTCAGTCGAAGGCCCTCCACGGCCTGTCGCGCACGCTGGTGGCGAACATGATCACCGGCGTGACCGCGGGCTACCGCAAGTCGCTCGAGATCAGCGGTGTTGGTTACCGTGTCGCAGCGAAGGGCTCCTCCATGGAGTTCCAGCTCGGCTACAGCCACCCGATCCTGATCGAGGCCCCGGAGGGCATCTCCTTCGTGGTCGAGTCGCCCACCAAGTTCCACGTGGACGGGATCGACAAGCAGCTGGTCGGCGAGGTTTCCGCCAAGATCCGCAAGCTGCGCAAGCCCGACCCGTACAAGGCCAAGGGCGTCAAGTACGCAGGCGAGGTCATCCGCCGCAAGGTCGGAAAGAGCGGTAAGTAA